In Palaemon carinicauda isolate YSFRI2023 chromosome 28, ASM3689809v2, whole genome shotgun sequence, a single genomic region encodes these proteins:
- the LOC137622112 gene encoding leucine-rich repeat neuronal protein 1-like: MKMERKMKMAAQLRYILATSTVYTCIISTAGMTTEEVKAYGYNSSCTENCICGVIRSSHLHQDLKTINCSFTGMKNFPEVLPKDLQALNLKGNSIFNVLDSISHLNELQELDLSGNRIKSFGRGEMFQNMSKLSYLNIGKNSVSTIFHDNLRGPKGLKHLILSNNKINYIEDEALIDLLNLQILDLEHNLLGSLYEEWFHGLGNLVALNLAHNRIHNIPSSVFRALVSLQRLHLSGNRISIVDTRAFSGLVSLQVLKMEDNLLSRVPTTAFQSLPLLETLTLDQNPLTKLKPLDFSHLSLTRISLSQMPELIIIDAKAFYSLDNITFIQITDNKKLTYIDPRAFKDVDSLLELQLHNNNIQGLQKEMLRFLPEGTQMSLYDNPFRCDCNIRWLHNLISDKDEANLTIVEPEHMVCQTPPNLAHKLLKDLDIMKIPKVCIPNILNLTRTETVMGKVGEKKILECRALGYPIPNLYWKLPDGTYVNSTLNEVRRRFFSPGTLIYYHLQPTDGGKYTCFAFNPVGKTNFSIALSVTGIDIHLFPIRVSSTFVTLVWNGTERRAFPTYKITVTEVDDNGTEIEKLDTRTASSLRKRFTISRLQPETHYKFCLGYEDNSGYWLLISCCFTNTQDIEFMLQRISRTSNVAVAAVVGIILVMTVVVCLVSVLSRKYRHRMYETPDKSTDGSIIPLDNLYRPLLMGS; the protein is encoded by the coding sequence ATGAAAatggaaagaaagatgaaaatggCGGCCCAACTTAGATACATTTTGGCGACATCGACCGTCTACACCTGCATAATCAGTACGGCTGGCATGACAACAGAAGAAGTAAAAGCATATGGCTACAACTCCTCGTGCACTGAGAATTGCATTTGCGGAGTCATTCGTTCCAGCCACCTGCACCAAGATTTAAAAACCATAAATTGTTCCTTTACAGGGATGAAGAACTTTCCAGAAGTACTACCCAAGGACCTGCAAGCACTAAACCTCAAGGGTAACTCCATATTCAATGTGCTTGACAGTATTTCTCACCTTAATGAACTGCAGGAGCTTGATCTGTCTGGAAACAGAATCAAGTCTTTTGGTAGAGGTGAAATGTTCCAGAATATGTCGAAATTGAGTTACTTGAATATTGGTAAAAATTCCGTTTCCACCATCTTCCATGATAATCTAAGAGGCCCCAAAGGCCTAAAACATCTAATACTTTCTAATAACAAAATTAACTACATTGAAGACGAAGCTCTAATCGACCTGCTTAATCTACAGATACTCGATCTCGAGCACAACCTCCTTGGATCGCTATACGAGGAATGGTTTCATGGACTAGGAAATCTAGTTGCTCTAAACCTTGCACACAACAGAATCCATAACATTCCATCATCGGTTTTCCGAGCTCTAGTTTCTTTGCAAAGACTTCACTTGTCAGGAAACAGGATTTCTATTGTCGATACAAGAGCATTTTCAGGTCTAGTGAGCCTCCAAGTATTAAAGATGGAGGATAACCTCCTTTCAAGAGTGCCAACAACTGCTTTCCAGAGCTTACCATTGCTGGAAACTTTAACACTGGACCAAAATCCCCTTACAAAACTGAAACCCTTGGACTTTTCGCACCTCAGCCTTACCAGAATCAGTTTAAGTCAGATGCCAGAACTAATCATTATTGATGCCAAAGCCTTCTACAGTCTAGATAACATTACTTTCATTCAAATAACAGACAATAAGAAACTCACTTACATTGATCCTCGAGCCTTTAAAGACGTCGACTCTCTTTTAGAATTACAACTTCACAATAATAACATACAAGGTTTGCAAAAGGAAATGCTTCGATTTCTACCAGAGGGTACACAGATGTCCTTATATGACAACCCTTTTCGATGTGACTGTAATATCAGATGGTTACATAATCTCATTTCGGACAAAGATGAAGCTAATCTAACAATTGTTGAACCTGAACACATGGTATGTCAAACTCCACCTAATCTAGCACATAAACTACTTAAGGATCTAGATATCATGAAGATTCCAAAGGTGTGCATTCCCAACATACTCAACTTAACAAGGACGGAAACTGTCATGGGAAAAGTGGGAGAAAAGAAGATTCTCGAATGTAGAGCTCTCGGATATCCTATTCCCAACTTGTATTGGAAGTTGCCAGATGGAACGTATGTCAATTCAACTCTAAATGAAGTACGGCGAAGATTCTTTTCACCAGGGACTCTGATATACTACCATTTACAACCCACAGATGGTGGAAAGTACACCTGCTTTGCCTTTAATCCAGTTGGCAAAACCAACTTTTCCATTGCCCTCAGTGTGACAGGAATCGATATACATCTGTTTCCAATACGTGTTTCATCTACATTTGTTACTTTAGTTTGGAATGGAACAGAACGCCGAGCTTTTCCAACATACAAGATCACAGTTACAGAAGTTGATGACAATGGTACAGAAATTGAAAAACTGGACACCAGAACAGCGAGTTCTCTCAGGAAGAGATTTACAATTAGCCGCCTACAGCCTGAAACGCACTATAAGTTCTGCCTGGGCTATGAGGATAACAGCGGCTACTGGCTTTTGATTTCCTGTTGCTTCACAAACACTCAAGATATTGAATTCATGTTACAAAGGATTTCTAGGACTTCAAATGTCGCAGTGGCTGCAGTAGTTGGTATAATACTGGTAATGACAGTAGTGGTATGTCTAGTGTCAGTATTATCGAGAAAATATCGCCACCGGATGTACGAGACACCCGACAAGAGCACGGATGGATCTATCATTCCTCTTGACAATTTGTATAGACCACTTCTGATGGGATCATGA